A genomic stretch from Streptomyces fungicidicus includes:
- a CDS encoding type IV secretion system DNA-binding domain-containing protein, translating to MPAYLHWGKVLGIYDDEAPATLPSQLDLLRALQDLDTPDVALVYRLRTSPEGGPNAEPSALFDLRCLSRDKETISAAEARTLDDLSAVALLPAYNILGASELRVGYKYRTRIVPSARRGDELPIKRDWAELVDLFRRREDDVALDITCTLTDVRAGKHRASLRTGHITSIDRATAFFEAAAAECRYHQEGQRQLMVTVTLQSTAPIDQVFARTTGRMLFGTPVRLRPVQRYRPITSSPALGVVGCPEQLIRVWHAPYGNMQGRGLGSWRDTRIAMRRKPPKVEAGVTLGRARWHGARFTKDEVVEISDADRTKHTYVVGKTGSGKTNVLKSLVRQDIRNGNGCAVIDPHGDLVDYALEHAGDRVEDVVHLDFGDPAYLPVVNPFLIDVEAESDYQMAVEEILEIIIRRSYSQFTGPVFDDTTRLMLKTIWHREIRGDLLPSIPLALEVLRTPGMRKWAAGVLGDVDPELADQWRAFEGMLASSVAETVRWAAAKFADFTSGNPLQLLTAGSSPLSFQDIYDERKILLVKLPETMMGPMSGQFLGSLMFNRIYRAARAGGSAKAAPFFIHVDEFQRFVSHEVEELVAEARKFNVGLTFAHQNLRQLEAFSRYEGSANARLAEAIFSNVGTMIVMKTSGRDVKAFADEFSVNEAQVRNIAQYEALARTVIGNAEQPAFSLVVGHEVSGRGDASVAGRVRERMIAQGIMRPRDELRTLQKDLESFRAHGKPGRPRAPERRPSRDSSPPSGDAPFELLPEGPEDAPSPSSSSPLDDWLARRKSRKGRVARADPEPADTPSDSLPLRS from the coding sequence GTGCCCGCTTATCTGCACTGGGGCAAGGTTCTCGGAATCTACGACGACGAGGCGCCCGCGACCCTGCCGAGTCAACTCGATCTTCTGCGCGCCCTGCAGGATCTCGACACACCCGATGTCGCTCTCGTGTACCGGCTCAGGACTTCACCGGAAGGCGGTCCGAACGCGGAACCGAGCGCCCTTTTCGATCTGCGCTGCCTTTCCCGCGACAAGGAAACGATCTCCGCGGCCGAGGCGCGCACTCTCGATGATCTCAGCGCGGTGGCGCTGCTTCCCGCGTACAACATTCTCGGGGCCAGCGAACTCCGGGTCGGCTACAAGTACCGGACGCGTATCGTCCCGTCCGCCCGGCGCGGGGACGAACTGCCCATCAAACGGGACTGGGCGGAACTCGTGGACCTCTTCCGCCGCCGTGAGGACGACGTGGCGCTGGACATCACCTGCACGCTGACCGACGTGCGGGCGGGAAAGCACCGGGCGTCCCTGAGGACGGGTCACATCACGAGCATCGACCGGGCCACCGCGTTCTTCGAGGCGGCCGCGGCGGAGTGCCGGTACCACCAGGAGGGTCAGCGTCAGCTGATGGTGACGGTGACGCTCCAGTCCACGGCGCCCATCGACCAGGTCTTCGCGAGGACGACCGGCCGCATGCTGTTCGGCACGCCGGTGCGGCTGCGGCCGGTCCAGCGGTACCGGCCGATCACCAGCAGCCCCGCACTGGGCGTGGTCGGCTGCCCGGAACAGCTGATCCGGGTGTGGCACGCGCCGTACGGGAACATGCAGGGCCGGGGCCTCGGTTCGTGGCGGGACACGCGTATCGCGATGCGCCGCAAACCGCCCAAGGTCGAGGCGGGCGTCACGCTGGGCCGGGCGCGATGGCACGGAGCGCGCTTCACCAAGGACGAGGTGGTGGAGATCAGCGACGCGGACCGCACCAAGCACACGTACGTCGTCGGGAAGACCGGCTCGGGAAAGACCAACGTGCTGAAGTCGCTGGTCCGGCAGGACATCCGCAACGGGAACGGCTGCGCCGTCATCGACCCGCACGGCGACCTCGTCGACTACGCCCTGGAGCACGCCGGGGACCGCGTCGAGGACGTCGTCCACCTGGACTTCGGCGACCCCGCGTACCTGCCGGTGGTGAACCCGTTCCTCATCGACGTCGAGGCGGAGAGCGACTACCAGATGGCGGTCGAGGAGATCCTCGAGATCATCATCCGCCGTTCGTACAGCCAGTTCACCGGGCCGGTCTTCGACGACACGACCCGGCTGATGCTGAAGACGATCTGGCACCGGGAGATCCGGGGCGACCTGCTGCCCAGCATCCCGCTCGCCCTGGAGGTCCTGCGCACCCCCGGCATGCGCAAGTGGGCCGCCGGTGTACTGGGCGACGTGGACCCGGAACTGGCGGACCAGTGGCGGGCGTTCGAGGGCATGCTGGCCAGTTCGGTGGCGGAGACGGTCCGCTGGGCGGCGGCGAAGTTCGCGGACTTCACCAGCGGCAACCCGCTCCAGCTGCTCACCGCCGGCTCCTCCCCGCTGTCCTTCCAGGACATCTACGACGAGCGGAAGATCCTGCTGGTCAAGCTGCCCGAGACCATGATGGGCCCGATGTCGGGGCAGTTCCTGGGCTCCCTGATGTTCAACCGGATCTACCGCGCCGCGCGGGCGGGCGGCTCCGCCAAGGCGGCGCCGTTCTTCATCCACGTCGACGAGTTCCAGCGGTTCGTCAGCCATGAGGTCGAGGAACTCGTCGCCGAGGCACGCAAGTTCAACGTGGGGCTGACCTTCGCGCACCAGAACCTGCGGCAGCTGGAGGCCTTCTCCCGGTACGAGGGGTCGGCCAACGCGCGGCTCGCCGAGGCGATCTTCTCCAACGTGGGCACCATGATCGTCATGAAGACCTCGGGCCGGGACGTGAAGGCCTTCGCGGACGAGTTCTCGGTGAACGAGGCGCAGGTGCGCAACATCGCGCAGTACGAGGCGCTGGCGCGCACCGTGATCGGGAACGCGGAGCAGCCCGCGTTCAGCCTCGTGGTAGGCCACGAGGTCTCGGGCCGGGGGGACGCCTCCGTGGCCGGCCGGGTGCGGGAGCGGATGATCGCACAGGGGATCATGCGACCGCGGGACGAACTGCGCACGCTGCAGAAGGACCTGGAGTCCTTCCGGGCGCACGGCAAGCCCGGCCGGCCGCGGGCACCGGAGCGCCGCCCCTCCCGCGACTCGTCGCCGCCGTCGGGCGACGCGCCGTTCGAGCTCCTCCCCGAAGGCCCCGAGGACGCGCCCTCCCCCTCGTCGTCCAGTCCGCTCGACGACTGGCTGGCCCGGCGGAAGTCACGGAAAGGGCGGGTTGCCCGCGCGGACCCGGAACCCGCCGACACCCCATCCGATTCCCTACCTCTGCGGAGTTGA
- a CDS encoding GH1 family beta-glucosidase, with product MTIDYAALPDDFLWGTATSAYQIEGAVAEDGRSPSIWDTFSHTPGTIAGGDHGDTACDHYHRWREDIGLMRRLGTNAYRLSVAWPRVVPGGDGPVNAKGLAFYDRLVDGLLEAGITPSVTLYHWDLPQTLQDRGGWPERDTAEHFAAYASAVAERLGDRVRHWATLNEPLCSAWIGHLEGKMAPGRTDLTAAVRASYHLLLGHGLAARALRAAAPDAQVGIVNNLSTIHAASDSPEDRAAAVRMDGHTNRWWLDPVHGRGFPEDMREVYGVALPERQGDLETIAAPLDWLGLNYYFPQVVAADPDGPAPHAAFVRRDGVPRTGMDWEIDASGIETLLLRLTDEYGARRLYVTENGSAFPDVVRPDGTVDDPERQDYLIRHLAACADAARKGAPLAGYFAWSLLDNFEWAYGYDKRFGLVHVDYATQARTIKGSGHRYADIIRGHRDRARRAA from the coding sequence GTGACCATCGACTACGCCGCCCTCCCCGACGACTTCCTGTGGGGCACGGCCACCTCGGCGTACCAGATCGAGGGGGCCGTGGCGGAGGACGGCCGTTCCCCGTCGATCTGGGACACCTTCTCGCACACCCCCGGCACGATCGCGGGCGGCGACCACGGCGACACCGCCTGCGACCACTACCACCGCTGGCGCGAGGACATCGGCCTGATGCGCCGCCTGGGCACCAACGCCTACCGGCTGTCCGTCGCCTGGCCGCGCGTCGTGCCGGGCGGCGACGGCCCGGTGAACGCGAAGGGCCTGGCCTTCTACGACCGGCTGGTCGACGGACTCCTGGAAGCCGGCATCACCCCGTCCGTCACCCTCTACCACTGGGACCTGCCGCAGACCCTCCAGGACCGCGGCGGCTGGCCCGAGCGCGACACCGCCGAGCACTTCGCCGCGTACGCCTCAGCCGTCGCCGAACGCCTCGGCGACCGCGTGCGTCACTGGGCGACCCTCAACGAGCCCCTGTGCTCCGCCTGGATCGGACACCTCGAGGGCAAGATGGCCCCGGGCCGGACGGACCTCACGGCCGCCGTCCGCGCCTCCTACCACCTCCTGCTCGGCCACGGCCTGGCCGCCCGCGCCCTCCGCGCCGCGGCCCCGGACGCCCAGGTCGGCATCGTCAACAACCTCTCCACCATCCACGCCGCGAGCGACAGCCCCGAGGACCGGGCGGCGGCGGTCCGCATGGACGGCCACACCAACCGCTGGTGGCTCGACCCCGTCCACGGCCGCGGCTTCCCCGAGGACATGCGCGAGGTGTACGGCGTCGCACTCCCGGAGCGGCAGGGCGACCTGGAGACCATCGCCGCCCCGCTCGACTGGCTGGGCCTGAACTACTACTTCCCGCAGGTGGTGGCCGCCGACCCGGACGGGCCCGCCCCGCACGCCGCGTTCGTGCGCCGGGACGGCGTGCCGCGCACCGGCATGGACTGGGAGATCGACGCGAGCGGCATCGAGACGCTGCTGCTGCGCCTGACGGACGAGTACGGCGCCCGCAGGCTCTACGTCACCGAGAACGGCTCCGCCTTCCCGGACGTCGTCCGCCCCGACGGCACCGTCGACGACCCGGAGCGCCAGGACTACCTGATCCGGCACCTGGCCGCCTGCGCCGACGCCGCCCGCAAGGGCGCCCCGCTGGCCGGCTACTTCGCCTGGTCCCTGCTGGACAACTTCGAATGGGCGTACGGCTACGACAAGCGCTTCGGCCTCGTCCACGTCGACTACGCCACCCAGGCCCGCACCATCAAGGGCAGCGGTCACCGGTACGCGGACATCATCCGCGGACACCGCGACCGCGCACGGCGAGCGGCCTGA
- a CDS encoding AbrB/MazE/SpoVT family DNA-binding domain-containing protein has product MSGADRDVDNFNESAERAGESGGVPPAPPRDRLEPGSGFRNYKVSRSGQLTLPGSARNEWELKEGGSVHVAHIGDFVVIVRAGEWSKRLQLWRLEADLAAQLQEEIDREV; this is encoded by the coding sequence ATGAGCGGGGCCGACCGCGATGTGGACAACTTCAACGAGAGCGCCGAACGCGCCGGGGAATCGGGTGGCGTTCCTCCCGCGCCACCACGGGACCGGCTGGAACCCGGCTCGGGGTTCCGCAACTACAAGGTGTCGAGGTCCGGGCAGCTGACCCTGCCCGGCTCGGCGCGCAACGAGTGGGAGCTGAAGGAGGGGGGATCGGTCCATGTCGCGCACATCGGGGACTTCGTGGTGATCGTGCGGGCCGGCGAATGGTCCAAACGGCTTCAGCTCTGGCGGCTGGAGGCCGATCTGGCCGCACAGCTCCAGGAAGAGATCGACCGTGAGGTGTGA